From Cardiocondyla obscurior isolate alpha-2009 linkage group LG09, Cobs3.1, whole genome shotgun sequence, one genomic window encodes:
- the LOC139105455 gene encoding PDZ and LIM domain protein 3 yields the protein MATVIASDVKLSRCNDQSWGFRLSGGVDFTFPLTVVRVTIGGLADAAGLQAGDVVVRLNKEPISQLTHAQAHDKLVSAGNDIVLSVMRSHEIARRQQGQ from the exons ATGGCCACCGTCATCGCCAGCGACGTCAAATTGTCGCGATGCAACGATCAATCGTGGGGCTTTCGGCTCTCCGGAGGTGTGGATTTTACTTTTCCCTTAACTGTCGTCAGG GTGACGATAGGAGGTCTGGCCGACGCAGCTGGTTTACAAGCGGGCGATGTGGTCGTCCGCCTGAACAAGGAGCCGATAAGCCAACTCACACATGCACAGGCCCACGATAAGCTCGTCAGCGCCGGGAACGATATCGTTCTATCAGTAATGCGAAGTCACGAGATCGCGCGGCGGCAGCAAGGACAATAA